In Aliiglaciecola sp. LCG003, a genomic segment contains:
- a CDS encoding sterol desaturase family protein, whose translation MNYQIVILIVFALFALKEAIHFGLFNKASEDRSDGIVEIASTILLFAFSQPLILFLAALSMNVIFPEYEGALANTAIGIQILLLLIFDDLTQYWWHRCCHSFRWLYNLHRAHHNAKYMSVRIVFRNNFFYYAIMPSLWCSGILIYLGLGWVYTFYLVVKLTVIIGAHAEWKWDKALYQNKYTSKPMWLVERLISTPSTHSSHHGYNDEDGITTYKGNYGNLLFFWDVLFGTAKITRGYPSQYGVKGMLKATWPEQLFWPVVPSALDKKKRLAKQAETIQ comes from the coding sequence ATGAACTATCAGATCGTTATTCTTATTGTATTTGCATTATTCGCGTTAAAAGAGGCGATACACTTTGGGCTATTTAATAAAGCAAGTGAGGATCGCTCAGATGGAATTGTGGAAATCGCTAGTACTATTTTGTTGTTTGCATTTTCACAGCCGCTAATCTTGTTTCTCGCGGCTTTGTCAATGAACGTGATATTTCCTGAATATGAAGGTGCACTAGCAAATACTGCTATCGGCATACAAATATTACTGTTGCTTATATTTGACGATTTAACCCAGTATTGGTGGCATCGATGCTGCCATTCATTCCGCTGGTTATATAATTTACATCGAGCTCATCACAATGCTAAATATATGAGTGTGCGGATTGTGTTTCGCAATAACTTTTTTTATTACGCCATCATGCCGTCTCTATGGTGTTCTGGGATATTGATTTATTTAGGTTTAGGCTGGGTATACACCTTTTATCTCGTGGTAAAACTAACCGTAATAATAGGCGCTCATGCTGAGTGGAAATGGGATAAAGCCTTGTACCAAAATAAATATACCAGCAAACCCATGTGGCTAGTGGAGAGACTCATCTCAACACCATCTACCCATAGCTCCCATCATGGTTACAATGATGAAGATGGCATCACAACCTACAAAGGTAACTATGGTAATTTACTGTTTTTTTGGGATGTGTTGTTTGGCACGGCTAAAATTACCCGCGGTTATCCTAGTCAATACGGTGTTAAAGGAATGCTTAAGGCAACTTGGCCGGAACAACTCTTCTGGCCTGTAGTGCCATCAGCCCTGGACAAAAAGAAGCGTTTGGCTAAGCAAGCAGAAACCATCCAATAG
- a CDS encoding Crp/Fnr family transcriptional regulator, which produces MTIHSDLLNSALAFGRCIEYQDNETIHTRGDLLTGLSIVYSGQVKVGNYGLDGRYQLTAILGEGETFGEFTLFANLPRTHNAEAVNQTRVIQMNLIQYNAFIKAFPQAEKILLVGLAHKLHQTLERLDDIQRLPTHVRLAKILFNLSQQQQSLTVKLRQNQCAQLLGVTTLSAHKALKKIQQLQLIKTAYGVIHIENLDLLQAWLHQHSSILSVGPE; this is translated from the coding sequence ATGACCATTCATTCCGACCTATTAAATAGCGCATTAGCCTTTGGTCGTTGCATTGAATATCAAGACAATGAAACCATACATACCCGTGGCGATCTATTAACCGGCCTATCTATTGTCTATTCTGGGCAGGTAAAAGTAGGTAATTATGGACTTGATGGCCGTTACCAATTGACCGCTATTTTAGGAGAAGGTGAAACCTTTGGTGAATTTACTTTGTTTGCCAATTTACCCCGCACCCACAATGCTGAAGCCGTTAACCAAACTCGGGTGATCCAAATGAACCTGATTCAGTACAACGCCTTTATCAAGGCCTTTCCACAAGCCGAAAAAATATTATTAGTAGGCTTGGCTCATAAGCTACATCAGACCCTCGAAAGATTAGATGACATACAACGATTACCGACCCATGTCCGCTTAGCCAAGATACTGTTTAATTTAAGTCAACAACAACAAAGCCTAACGGTTAAATTGCGACAGAATCAATGCGCACAACTGCTAGGTGTTACCACGTTATCGGCACATAAAGCCTTAAAAAAGATCCAACAGTTACAGTTGATTAAAACCGCCTATGGGGTGATTCATATTGAAAATCTTGACCTCTTACAGGCGTGGCTGCACCAACACTCGTCCATTTTATCCGTAGGCCCCGAATAA
- a CDS encoding alpha/beta hydrolase, which produces MSIYLRNNIQVLGKGPVPIVFAHGFGCDQNMWRYLTPSFEDRYTIVLFDLVGSGKSDLTAYDFEKYSSLKGYATDLIEIIEEVTDQPVIFVGHSVSATIGLLASVQAPEKFKCQIMIGPSPCYINDGDYIGGFSRADVEELCDTIDSNYLGWSSSMAPAIMGAPDQPELGVELTNSFCRTDPEIAKHFARVTFLSDHRDALAKSTTPALILQCSDDFIAPCTVGQYMHDTMADAELCIIDNVGHCPHLSSPDASTKAIENYLSSDG; this is translated from the coding sequence ATGAGCATATACTTACGTAATAACATTCAAGTTCTTGGTAAGGGCCCTGTCCCCATAGTGTTTGCACATGGGTTTGGCTGTGACCAAAATATGTGGCGTTATCTCACTCCATCATTTGAAGATAGGTATACGATTGTACTTTTTGATCTTGTCGGCAGCGGCAAATCCGATTTGACCGCTTATGATTTCGAAAAATATTCATCTTTAAAAGGCTATGCAACTGATTTAATTGAAATCATTGAAGAGGTTACCGATCAGCCAGTGATTTTCGTAGGTCATTCCGTCAGCGCGACTATAGGCTTACTAGCCTCTGTGCAAGCCCCTGAAAAATTTAAATGTCAGATCATGATTGGCCCATCTCCTTGCTACATCAATGATGGTGATTATATTGGTGGTTTTTCACGTGCCGATGTTGAAGAGCTTTGCGATACCATTGATAGCAATTACCTAGGTTGGTCAAGCAGCATGGCGCCAGCAATAATGGGCGCGCCGGATCAACCAGAGCTTGGCGTTGAGCTAACCAATAGTTTTTGCAGAACCGATCCGGAAATAGCCAAACATTTCGCACGGGTCACATTTTTATCCGACCATAGAGATGCTTTAGCAAAATCCACCACTCCAGCGTTAATACTCCAATGCAGTGATGATTTCATTGCACCTTGCACGGTCGGACAGTACATGCACGATACAATGGCTGATGCAGAACTTTGCATTATTGATAATGTGGGCCATTGTCCTCATCTTAGTTCTCCTGATGCAAGTACCAAAGCCATCGAGAACTATCTCAGCAGTGATGGTTAA
- a CDS encoding ATP-binding protein produces MDTIPDPLSSFEHAACGLVTTDTNGTIVRANTTFCNWLGFDPTELLGKKKIQQLFTVGGRFFHHTHWAPLLQLQGSVAEVQMDLVASSGEALPMLVNVVRQQHGDTSYDQLAFFVATDRKNYERELISARKSVEESLTDLRNTQKKLQESRDFLSIAIRSARMGVWSQDLKTNQVVWSPELQQLTGLIERKYWATAEDFKVLIHPDDRNNFTAELDKAIATISDYDTQFRLKHVSGKWLTMEGRGHATYADNGEVISIFGIFIDISERKAAEKKLQQLNQQLSIASRRKDEFLATLGHELRNPLAPMRNVLEIMRLKESNDSFILWSREMLERHISQMTHLVDDLMEASRISHGRLELRKQHINIVELVQNAIESSHPVMQESQHNFTVELPDTPIIIDADSTRIIQIVSNLLTNAAKYTPNGGNICLRIVEDDDEAVISVVDSGIGIPPEQLSNVFNMFSQLTPALERAQGGLGIGLALVYGLVKLHGGTIVAHSEGEGKGSEFTVRLPISNSQVETVPVEQPTPSEVADSKRILVVDDNIDAAESLAVLLEYSGHITRNAHSGLTAVKVADAFSPDVILLDIGLPDINGYEVAQRIREKKWSKRIFLIATTGWGQEKDKILAKDAGFDEHLTKPIDYQQLKSLLQKISEGS; encoded by the coding sequence ATGGATACTATTCCAGACCCATTATCGTCCTTTGAACATGCCGCTTGTGGTTTGGTTACCACTGACACTAACGGCACCATCGTCAGAGCAAATACAACTTTTTGTAATTGGCTAGGTTTCGACCCTACTGAGTTGCTTGGCAAGAAAAAGATCCAGCAACTGTTTACCGTTGGTGGACGATTTTTCCATCACACCCACTGGGCTCCGTTGCTGCAACTGCAGGGTTCTGTCGCAGAAGTTCAAATGGATTTAGTGGCGAGCAGTGGCGAAGCATTACCCATGCTTGTCAACGTTGTGCGACAACAACATGGCGATACAAGTTATGACCAACTGGCGTTCTTCGTTGCTACGGATCGTAAGAACTATGAGCGTGAGTTGATTTCTGCCCGCAAATCAGTTGAAGAGTCCTTAACTGATTTGCGCAACACCCAAAAAAAGCTGCAAGAAAGCCGTGACTTTTTGAGTATTGCCATCCGCAGTGCGCGAATGGGTGTGTGGTCACAAGATTTGAAAACTAATCAGGTCGTGTGGAGCCCGGAACTGCAGCAATTGACAGGCTTAATTGAGCGTAAATACTGGGCGACAGCAGAAGACTTTAAAGTTTTGATCCACCCTGATGATCGCAATAATTTTACTGCCGAGTTAGATAAAGCAATTGCTACAATATCAGACTACGACACTCAGTTTCGCCTTAAGCATGTAAGCGGAAAGTGGCTAACAATGGAAGGACGCGGGCATGCTACCTATGCTGATAACGGTGAAGTGATTTCAATATTTGGTATTTTTATTGATATTTCTGAGCGCAAAGCAGCAGAGAAAAAATTACAACAATTAAATCAGCAGCTATCGATTGCCAGTCGCCGTAAAGACGAATTTCTGGCAACCCTCGGCCACGAACTTCGCAATCCATTAGCACCAATGCGCAATGTACTGGAGATTATGCGCTTAAAGGAAAGCAATGACTCCTTTATACTTTGGTCTCGGGAAATGCTCGAGCGACATATATCTCAGATGACCCACCTAGTGGATGATTTGATGGAAGCATCGCGGATTTCTCACGGGCGTTTAGAGCTACGAAAACAGCACATTAATATTGTCGAATTAGTCCAAAATGCGATTGAATCATCTCATCCGGTGATGCAAGAATCACAACATAACTTCACGGTGGAGCTCCCTGATACGCCGATTATTATTGATGCTGACTCCACTCGGATCATCCAGATAGTGTCTAATTTGCTGACCAACGCCGCTAAATATACACCAAACGGCGGCAATATTTGTTTGCGCATTGTCGAAGATGACGACGAAGCGGTGATATCGGTTGTGGATTCCGGTATCGGTATTCCCCCAGAGCAACTCTCCAACGTTTTCAATATGTTTTCCCAGCTGACGCCTGCCCTTGAACGCGCGCAAGGTGGCTTAGGAATTGGACTGGCATTGGTGTATGGCCTGGTTAAGTTACATGGTGGAACTATTGTTGCTCATAGTGAGGGTGAAGGTAAAGGTAGTGAATTTACCGTTCGGTTACCGATTTCCAACTCTCAGGTAGAAACCGTACCAGTTGAACAACCCACGCCTTCTGAGGTGGCTGATAGCAAACGTATTTTAGTGGTTGATGACAACATCGATGCTGCAGAGAGCTTAGCGGTTTTGTTAGAGTACAGTGGTCATATTACCCGCAACGCTCACTCGGGCTTGACTGCTGTTAAAGTCGCAGATGCATTTAGTCCTGATGTTATATTGCTGGATATTGGCCTTCCAGACATCAATGGATATGAAGTAGCCCAGCGGATCCGCGAAAAAAAGTGGAGCAAAAGAATCTTCCTCATTGCCACCACTGGCTGGGGGCAAGAAAAAGATAAAATATTAGCCAAGGATGCAGGGTTTGATGAACATCTAACCAAACCTATTGATTATCAACAGCTCAAATCATTGTTGCAAAAAATATCTGAGGGAAGTTAA